A genomic stretch from Lathyrus oleraceus cultivar Zhongwan6 chromosome 2, CAAS_Psat_ZW6_1.0, whole genome shotgun sequence includes:
- the LOC127120151 gene encoding transcription initiation factor TFIID subunit 14b isoform X2, with translation MSQSQTLPLKRQQSENPSDDGSTAIKPSRLKISLPSEDSDKKNLNKRVKDVEICVPIVYGTVAFYLGRKASEAQSHRWTVYVRGASNEDLSAVVKRVVFQLHPSFNNPTRVVESPPFEVTECGWGEFEIAITLFFHSDACEKQLDLYHHLKLYPEDESGPQTTKKPVVIESYNEVVFPEPLEGFLARIQNHPAAVVPRLPPGLNLPNPVPNDHMNDKQRGDTKDHPLGQWFLNFSEADELLKLAAARQQVQAHIVKLRRQLNLLEGQSKQPSGYKCT, from the exons ATGTCTCAATCTCAAACATTACCACTCAAGAGACAACAAAGTGAAAACCCCTCAGATGATGGTTCCACTGCTATCAAACCTTCTCGCCTCAAAATTTCATTACCCTCTGAAGATAGCGACAAAAAG AATCTCAACAAGAGAGTTAAAGATGTTGAAATTTGTGTCCCTATAGTTTATGGGACTGTTGCATTTTATTTGGGTAGGAAGGCTAGTGA GGCTCAATCTCATAGATGGACTGTTTATGTACGTGGAGCTTCTAATGAAGATCTTAGTGCAGTGGTTAAGAGGGTTGTGTTTCAGTTGCATCCTAGTTTCAATAATCCTACAAGAGTTGTTGAATCACCCCCTTTTGAAGTAACAGAATGTGGTTGGGGTGAATTTGAAATAGCTATCACCCTCTTTTTCCACAGTGATGCTTGTGAAAAACAGTTGGATTT GTATCATCATTTGAAATTATATCCTGAAGATGAGTCTGGTCCGCAGACTACGAAGAAACCCGTTGTCATTGAATCTTATAACGAGGTTGTTTTTCCTGAACCTTTGGAGGGTTTTCTTGCACGCATTCAGAATCATCCTGCCGCTGTTGTTCCTAGGCTACCGCCTGGTTTGAATTTACCAAACCCGG TACCAAATGATCATATGAATGACAAGCAAAGAGGTGACACCAAAGATCATCCACTGGGCCAGTGGTTTTTGAACTTCTCGGAGGCTGATGAGCTCTTAAAACTAGCTGCAGCCCGCCAACAG GTCCAAGCTCACATTGTTAAGCTACGAAGGCAACTGAATTTGTTGGAAGGACAGTCGAAACAGCCTTCTGGTTACAAATGTACATGA
- the LOC127120151 gene encoding transcription initiation factor TFIID subunit 14b isoform X1 — MSQSQTLPLKRQQSENPSDDGSTAIKPSRLKISLPSEDSDKKNLNKRVKDVEICVPIVYGTVAFYLGRKASEAQSHRWTVYVRGASNEDLSAVVKRVVFQLHPSFNNPTRVVESPPFEVTECGWGEFEIAITLFFHSDACEKQLDLYHHLKLYPEDESGPQTTKKPVVIESYNEVVFPEPLEGFLARIQNHPAAVVPRLPPGLNLPNPVLVSAVPNDHMNDKQRGDTKDHPLGQWFLNFSEADELLKLAAARQQVQAHIVKLRRQLNLLEGQSKQPSGYKCT, encoded by the exons ATGTCTCAATCTCAAACATTACCACTCAAGAGACAACAAAGTGAAAACCCCTCAGATGATGGTTCCACTGCTATCAAACCTTCTCGCCTCAAAATTTCATTACCCTCTGAAGATAGCGACAAAAAG AATCTCAACAAGAGAGTTAAAGATGTTGAAATTTGTGTCCCTATAGTTTATGGGACTGTTGCATTTTATTTGGGTAGGAAGGCTAGTGA GGCTCAATCTCATAGATGGACTGTTTATGTACGTGGAGCTTCTAATGAAGATCTTAGTGCAGTGGTTAAGAGGGTTGTGTTTCAGTTGCATCCTAGTTTCAATAATCCTACAAGAGTTGTTGAATCACCCCCTTTTGAAGTAACAGAATGTGGTTGGGGTGAATTTGAAATAGCTATCACCCTCTTTTTCCACAGTGATGCTTGTGAAAAACAGTTGGATTT GTATCATCATTTGAAATTATATCCTGAAGATGAGTCTGGTCCGCAGACTACGAAGAAACCCGTTGTCATTGAATCTTATAACGAGGTTGTTTTTCCTGAACCTTTGGAGGGTTTTCTTGCACGCATTCAGAATCATCCTGCCGCTGTTGTTCCTAGGCTACCGCCTGGTTTGAATTTACCAAACCCGG TGCTGGTTTCTGCAGTACCAAATGATCATATGAATGACAAGCAAAGAGGTGACACCAAAGATCATCCACTGGGCCAGTGGTTTTTGAACTTCTCGGAGGCTGATGAGCTCTTAAAACTAGCTGCAGCCCGCCAACAG GTCCAAGCTCACATTGTTAAGCTACGAAGGCAACTGAATTTGTTGGAAGGACAGTCGAAACAGCCTTCTGGTTACAAATGTACATGA
- the LOC127120152 gene encoding WEB family protein At3g51220, which translates to MDREGGTLIMGRSEIDTGAPFKSVKEAVLLFGERVLVGEIYANKLKEMQNEVSETGNVQPKAGALAAELEETKRKLEGAKEEANFLSQCVKSLKKELEQTNIELEETKAREMKLLQRRNDPETNEEIKFIANATNVEIKRQTDDDDNEETVQKRRYVKFASPHVLAQVIPNKDELLGRPNSIKKGKKKPALMPLIGWLFSKKKASYEVDHSPKG; encoded by the exons ATGGACAGAGAAGGTGGAACATTGATCATGGGACGTTCAGAGATTGATACTGGAGCTCCATTTAAGTCTGTTAAAGAAGCTGTTCTTTTGTTTGGAGAAAGAGTCTTAGTTGGAGAAATCTATGCCAACAAGCTCAAAGAG atgcAAAATGAAGTAAGTGAGACTGGAAATGTACAACCCAAAGCTGGAGCATTGGCGGCCGAGCTAGAAGAAACAAAGCGAAAACTCGAGGGAGCGAAAGAAGAAGCTAACTTCTTATCTCAATGTGTAAAGTCCCTCAAGAAGGAACTTGAGCAAACAAATATAGAATTGGAAGAGACAAAAGCAAGAGAGATGAAGTTGCTTCAGAGACGCAACGATCCAGAGACAAATGAAGAGATTAAGTTTATCGCGAACGCAACCAATGTGGAAATCAAGAGACAAACCGATGACGATGATAACGAGGAAACAGTTCAAAAGAGAAGATATGTGAAATTTGCTAGTCCTCATGTATTAGCTCAAGTTATTCCTAATAAAGATGAGTTACTTGGGAGACCTAATTCGATTAAGAAAGGTAAGAAGAAGCCAGCACTGATGCCTTTGATAGGATGGCTTTTCTCAAAAAAGAAGGCAAGTTATGAAGTTGATCACTCTCCAAAAGGTTAA